One window from the genome of Candidatus Kryptoniota bacterium encodes:
- a CDS encoding TIM-barrel domain-containing protein encodes MLKKIFAAMAFVGAALLLSSTGLKAQTYLSNFTSFTAAGKAITVQAGPSALRLTFYTSDIVRVDYLPTLSTKIDSSLIVIRDTSTYVSLYISEGDSSVTMTTAALRVVVAKYPVRVSFYEVTNKLLLFEPSGGGVGNASASRLANFSFQSTDHFYGTGERGIRLDLRGLAFDSYNTQVGGYSSPPPSTMNVNVPFVVSTDDYGVYFDNTYRGHFDIGKSLPNVLTYTSSGGELSYYFIHGMSMAEVLAGYTWLTGRAPLLPAWAYGYIQSKFGYRNESDAEAMIQHMRTDSIPCDAIILDLYWFQNMGDLSWNTSLWPDPSLITSNFLSQGFKTIVITEPYIIQSSANYSAADAGGYLAKNGSGQSYVLGGWWSCGCNAGLLDITNDSARAWWWSKYESIFSTGVTGLWTDLGEPERDYSDMHFSLGSDTAIHNIYDFLWAKTLFDGFNADYPSRRLFNLTRSGYAGIQRFNTVTWSGDVSKTFGGLAVQLPFLLNMGMSGIAYQNSDIGGFDAGSTSAELYTRWMEFGAFCPVMRAHGYDGDNGTEPWTFGAATENIVRELIRLRYALFPYNYTSAHQTYLAGMPLARPLALEFPDDQNVYNESSAYMWGDDFIVSPVVQSGQTSQSFYLPAGKWIDYWSDKVYSGGTTVTVPAPIDQVPLLVKSGSIIPMQPVPDYIGEYSADTLLLAIYPDPTVASSFELYEDDGSSPLYQAGYFSTTEFEGTWSGTSNAEEFSISIGPAVGTYSGKSFNRVYLCEIHKVSYLPAEVLLGSVAMQQFPTYDSLEAESSGFYYDPGAEILCTKFSGNTDRGYVVVLDSVEVTGVENSPGQPTGYRLEQNFPNPFNPGTRIGFSIPSREKVSLVIFDSVGRRVSILVDAVLDAGRHEVAFDASRLSSGVYYVRMTAGSFQSSRAMMLLK; translated from the coding sequence ATGTTAAAGAAGATATTCGCGGCGATGGCGTTTGTTGGGGCAGCACTACTATTGTCATCGACCGGCCTTAAGGCGCAAACATACTTGAGCAACTTCACTTCTTTTACGGCGGCCGGGAAGGCGATAACCGTGCAGGCTGGACCATCAGCGTTGAGATTAACCTTTTACACTTCGGACATAGTGCGGGTCGATTACCTCCCGACTCTTTCCACGAAGATCGACTCGTCGCTCATTGTTATCCGCGATACGTCGACTTACGTGTCCCTTTACATTTCTGAAGGCGACTCGAGCGTGACAATGACGACCGCGGCGCTGAGAGTGGTCGTCGCGAAATATCCGGTAAGGGTCTCGTTCTATGAAGTGACCAACAAGCTTCTCCTGTTCGAACCGTCCGGCGGGGGAGTTGGAAATGCATCGGCTTCAAGGCTCGCAAATTTTTCATTCCAGTCGACAGATCACTTTTACGGCACGGGTGAACGCGGGATCCGTCTGGACTTACGCGGACTGGCGTTCGACAGCTATAACACGCAGGTTGGCGGTTACAGCTCGCCGCCTCCGTCAACAATGAACGTCAATGTCCCGTTCGTCGTATCGACGGACGATTATGGGGTTTATTTCGATAATACATACAGAGGACATTTCGATATCGGCAAATCATTGCCGAACGTCCTTACGTACACCTCGTCGGGCGGCGAGCTCTCATATTATTTCATTCACGGAATGTCGATGGCGGAGGTCCTGGCAGGATACACATGGCTCACAGGAAGGGCACCGCTTCTTCCTGCGTGGGCATACGGATACATTCAATCGAAGTTCGGCTACAGGAACGAGTCCGATGCGGAAGCAATGATCCAGCATATGAGGACAGATAGTATCCCGTGCGATGCGATCATACTCGATCTGTACTGGTTCCAAAATATGGGCGATCTTTCATGGAACACTTCGCTATGGCCAGATCCGTCGCTGATAACGTCGAATTTTCTCAGCCAGGGATTCAAAACCATCGTCATAACTGAACCATACATCATCCAGAGTTCCGCAAATTATTCCGCTGCCGACGCCGGCGGTTATCTTGCGAAGAACGGTTCGGGCCAGAGTTATGTTCTTGGCGGCTGGTGGTCGTGCGGATGCAACGCCGGTCTGCTCGACATTACAAATGACAGCGCGAGGGCGTGGTGGTGGAGCAAGTATGAGTCGATCTTCTCAACCGGAGTTACCGGCTTGTGGACGGACCTCGGAGAACCTGAACGCGATTATTCCGACATGCATTTCAGCTTGGGATCCGATACGGCAATTCACAACATTTACGATTTTCTCTGGGCGAAAACTCTCTTTGATGGATTTAACGCTGATTACCCGAGCCGCAGACTTTTCAACCTCACCCGGTCGGGTTACGCTGGAATCCAGCGGTTCAACACGGTTACCTGGTCGGGTGACGTTTCGAAAACATTCGGAGGTCTCGCTGTGCAGCTGCCCTTCCTTCTGAACATGGGTATGTCGGGAATTGCATACCAGAACTCGGACATCGGCGGGTTCGATGCGGGTTCGACCTCGGCAGAACTCTACACGAGATGGATGGAATTCGGCGCGTTCTGTCCAGTGATGCGCGCACACGGGTACGACGGCGACAACGGGACCGAGCCGTGGACCTTCGGCGCGGCGACTGAAAACATAGTCAGAGAGCTGATCAGATTGCGTTATGCGCTGTTTCCCTACAACTACACTTCGGCTCACCAAACTTATCTCGCCGGGATGCCATTGGCGAGACCGCTTGCACTCGAATTTCCAGACGATCAGAATGTTTACAACGAAAGTTCAGCCTACATGTGGGGGGATGACTTCATAGTATCGCCCGTCGTGCAGTCAGGTCAGACGAGCCAGAGTTTTTATCTGCCCGCCGGGAAGTGGATCGATTACTGGAGTGACAAGGTTTACAGTGGAGGCACCACTGTCACTGTCCCTGCCCCAATCGACCAGGTGCCGCTTCTTGTAAAATCGGGAAGCATAATCCCGATGCAACCCGTTCCTGATTATATCGGAGAGTATTCCGCCGACACTCTGTTGCTCGCGATTTATCCCGATCCCACCGTCGCTTCTTCATTCGAGCTCTACGAAGATGATGGAAGCTCGCCTCTTTATCAGGCCGGCTACTTCTCCACGACAGAGTTTGAGGGCACGTGGAGCGGTACTTCAAACGCAGAGGAATTCAGTATCTCGATCGGGCCCGCGGTCGGAACTTACAGCGGAAAATCTTTTAACCGCGTCTATCTCTGCGAGATCCACAAAGTGTCGTATCTTCCTGCCGAGGTCTTGCTCGGAAGCGTCGCGATGCAGCAGTTTCCGACCTACGATTCGCTCGAAGCCGAAAGCTCAGGCTTTTATTACGACCCGGGTGCCGAAATCCTCTGCACAAAATTTTCCGGAAACACAGACAGAGGTTACGTGGTCGTTCTCGACAGCGTCGAAGTGACCGGCGTGGAAAATTCTCCGGGCCAACCGACCGGATACCGGCTCGAGCAGAATTTCCCGAACCCGTTCAATCCGGGAACGAGGATCGGGTTCAGTATACCATCGCGTGAGAAAGTCTCTCTTGTTATATTCGATTCGGTTGGAAGGCGCGTTTCGATTCTGGTGGACGCTGTGCTAGACGCCGGACGACACGAAGTGGCATTTGATGCGTCAAGACTTTCTAGCGGAGTCTACTATGTCCGCATGACCGCGGGCAGCTTCCAGAGCAGCAGGGCAATGATGCTGCTGAAGTAG
- a CDS encoding UbiX family flavin prenyltransferase, with protein MSDDRKKIVVGITGASGAIYALHTVRALLANGVEVHLVISDYGLYVVESETDFPIKKPSILDAFREKFGDCVLDGAIVKHSNKDLASSISSGSFKTDGMVIVPCSMKTLSGVAQGFSSNLIERAADVTLKEGRTLVLVPRETPLNRIHLKNMLAAEDAGAQILPAMPAFYHKPTTIEDLADFIAGRILSLFGIEARLFEPWQK; from the coding sequence TTGTCTGACGACAGAAAAAAGATTGTGGTCGGAATAACCGGCGCGAGCGGGGCAATCTACGCCCTCCATACGGTGCGTGCGCTCCTGGCAAACGGCGTCGAAGTCCATCTGGTGATATCCGATTACGGGTTGTATGTGGTCGAAAGTGAGACGGACTTTCCGATTAAGAAACCCTCGATCCTCGATGCATTCAGAGAAAAGTTCGGCGACTGTGTTCTTGACGGTGCAATCGTAAAACACAGCAACAAGGATCTTGCCTCCTCTATCTCAAGCGGGTCATTCAAGACCGATGGAATGGTCATCGTGCCATGTTCCATGAAGACTCTTTCCGGAGTCGCTCAGGGATTCTCCAGCAACCTGATTGAGAGGGCGGCCGATGTCACGCTCAAAGAAGGAAGGACACTTGTCCTGGTCCCGCGCGAGACTCCGTTGAACAGGATCCACTTGAAGAATATGCTGGCGGCGGAAGACGCCGGCGCGCAGATTCTACCTGCTATGCCGGCTTTCTATCATAAACCGACAACGATCGAAGACCTCGCCGATTTCATCGCCGGCAGAATCCTGTCGCTGTTCGGAATTGAAGCACGACTTTTCGAACCTTGGCAAAAGTAA
- a CDS encoding Ig-like domain-containing protein, protein MDKNPPQIVYSSPHQKQLNFDSYELTVRFDKYMNHRSVESATYFPPFGGRELSFDWSGKDFIIRVNKKMRADQTYILTIGAPALDQRNNTLGRAFNLVFSTGAHVDTGTVSGKVYSDKAQPYTVSAFPVTSKIDTLRPFLSVAQYVTQSDDSGSYFLQGLADGEYRLICFNDDMRNFTYAPQADMYSSATQDISISAAKREIDGVNFITTTEDTTPPQLYSADLTKNGSLLLKFSEPIDSGSIKPDYFVLSDSITTKRVPIAFATRMESEKQEVVLVPVRKLPNGRTFLISAVDSVKDLQLNPVSLRNDTVSFTTDSATVDVPGYLFNFKDSTFSVLTYDTLFCQILPTGADIDSFSVKVTLNDSLGKSHPEFVHHVAPSIYTVTTSDLNSLEWYSLKLAYKYSTAGITKDSSVIKHFRTVDFATLGELDGKVTDAPRGRNIVVVAIERSGKRFYTLAKPDGSFVLNRLPAAEYSVRAYVQHPPEMIHYSGKSFPYQFADPFAVYPETVKVRARWATEGVAVFFF, encoded by the coding sequence GTGGACAAAAACCCTCCGCAGATCGTTTACTCCTCCCCTCACCAGAAACAACTCAATTTCGATTCTTACGAGCTCACGGTTAGATTCGATAAATACATGAATCACAGAAGCGTGGAGAGTGCGACATATTTCCCACCGTTCGGTGGACGTGAACTTTCATTCGACTGGTCCGGAAAAGATTTCATCATCAGGGTCAATAAGAAGATGCGCGCAGACCAGACATATATACTGACTATCGGCGCTCCCGCACTCGACCAGCGAAACAATACGCTCGGAAGGGCCTTCAATCTTGTATTCTCGACCGGAGCGCACGTAGACACAGGAACCGTATCGGGAAAAGTATATTCCGATAAAGCGCAGCCGTATACCGTTTCAGCTTTTCCCGTTACGAGTAAGATCGATACTCTGCGACCGTTCCTGTCGGTTGCTCAATATGTGACTCAGTCCGACGACAGCGGCAGCTACTTCCTCCAGGGACTCGCGGATGGGGAATACAGACTGATTTGTTTCAATGACGACATGAGAAATTTTACTTATGCGCCTCAGGCCGACATGTACTCCTCGGCGACACAAGATATCTCCATTTCCGCGGCGAAGCGTGAAATCGATGGGGTGAACTTTATCACGACGACTGAAGATACTACCCCTCCTCAGCTTTACAGCGCGGACCTCACGAAGAACGGATCACTCCTCCTCAAATTCAGCGAACCTATCGACTCAGGCTCGATTAAACCGGATTATTTTGTCCTGTCTGATTCGATTACAACGAAAAGAGTTCCGATTGCATTTGCAACGAGAATGGAGTCTGAAAAGCAAGAGGTTGTTCTCGTTCCGGTAAGAAAGCTTCCCAATGGACGAACATTCCTGATCAGCGCCGTCGACAGCGTGAAAGACCTTCAATTAAATCCTGTGTCTCTTAGAAATGATACCGTCTCATTCACCACAGACAGCGCGACTGTCGATGTCCCAGGTTATTTATTTAACTTCAAAGACTCGACATTCAGTGTCCTGACTTATGATACACTGTTCTGCCAGATCTTGCCTACAGGCGCCGACATTGACTCGTTCAGCGTAAAAGTCACGCTGAACGACAGTCTCGGGAAAAGCCATCCCGAATTTGTGCACCATGTCGCGCCCAGCATCTATACTGTGACTACCTCCGATCTCAATTCTCTCGAATGGTACTCGCTGAAGTTGGCCTACAAGTATTCAACCGCCGGAATAACAAAAGATTCTAGTGTCATCAAACATTTCAGGACAGTCGACTTTGCTACTCTCGGTGAACTGGACGGAAAGGTAACAGATGCGCCGAGAGGCAGGAACATAGTGGTTGTCGCTATTGAAAGAAGCGGCAAGAGATTTTACACACTCGCAAAACCTGACGGCTCCTTCGTCCTCAACCGTCTTCCGGCGGCAGAGTATTCCGTTCGCGCTTATGTCCAACATCCTCCGGAGATGATACACTACAGCGGGAAGAGTTTTCCTTATCAATTCGCCGATCCCTTCGCCGTCTATCCTGAAACAGTGAAAGTCAGGGCGCGATGGGCGACCGAGGGAGTGGCCGTCTTCTTTTTCTAA
- the tsaD gene encoding tRNA (adenosine(37)-N6)-threonylcarbamoyltransferase complex transferase subunit TsaD: MNILAIETSCDECSAAVLQDGVLKSVVISSQLVHTEYGGVVPELASRAHVELIVPVVEEALRKSAIPKEEVQGIAVTYGPGLAGSLIVGLSFAKAFAASRDIPVVGVNHMEGHLYSSFLEDDKPQFPFVALIVSGGHTMLIHVREPYVHELLGQTRDDAAGEAFDKVAKLLGLGYPGGPIIDKLAKEGNPTAFKFPRSFMNGDSFEFSFSGIKTSVLYLLRELRYDPPNKNEKLVKDICASFQRAVVEVLVEKTISAARLYGVNSISVAGGVAANRELRSTLVSRAESIGAKAYFPRPLYCTDNAAMIGIAADFKYRKYGMITDLSLKPVPNLPLEMQFE; the protein is encoded by the coding sequence GTGAATATACTGGCCATTGAGACATCGTGCGACGAATGTTCTGCCGCAGTACTTCAGGACGGCGTGCTGAAGTCCGTTGTCATTTCATCTCAATTGGTTCACACCGAATACGGCGGCGTTGTGCCCGAGCTCGCTTCTCGCGCTCATGTAGAATTGATAGTCCCTGTGGTCGAAGAAGCACTCAGGAAGTCGGCTATCCCGAAAGAAGAGGTGCAGGGTATTGCGGTAACTTATGGCCCGGGTCTTGCCGGCTCGCTCATAGTGGGATTGAGTTTTGCTAAAGCGTTCGCCGCCTCACGCGACATTCCTGTGGTGGGTGTAAATCATATGGAGGGTCATCTCTACTCGAGCTTCCTTGAAGACGACAAGCCGCAATTCCCTTTCGTCGCACTGATCGTCAGCGGCGGACACACTATGCTCATTCATGTTAGAGAACCGTACGTTCACGAGCTTCTAGGTCAGACACGAGACGATGCGGCGGGCGAGGCATTCGACAAGGTCGCTAAACTGCTTGGACTCGGATATCCCGGCGGTCCGATAATCGATAAACTGGCCAAAGAGGGAAACCCAACCGCCTTTAAATTCCCGCGCTCGTTTATGAACGGAGATTCGTTCGAATTCAGTTTCTCAGGAATAAAGACAAGTGTCCTGTACCTGCTTCGAGAACTCAGGTACGATCCACCTAATAAAAACGAGAAGCTCGTCAAAGATATTTGTGCCTCATTCCAGCGGGCGGTCGTTGAAGTCCTCGTCGAGAAAACCATAAGTGCCGCCCGACTTTATGGCGTGAACTCGATTTCAGTGGCGGGCGGAGTCGCGGCCAATCGGGAATTAAGAAGTACGCTCGTCTCGCGCGCCGAATCCATCGGCGCAAAAGCATATTTTCCCAGACCACTTTATTGCACGGACAACGCCGCGATGATCGGTATTGCCGCCGACTTCAAGTACAGGAAGTACGGGATGATCACGGACCTGAGTCTGAAGCCGGTGCCGAATTTACCCCTGGAAATGCAGTTTGAATAG
- the mltG gene encoding endolytic transglycosylase MltG: protein MKDMKSLRKKIDRLDKRIVKLLNRRAKYADDIGKIKEKEGLEVYSPEREKQVIENVSRENPGPLTSEAVKRVYERVIDESRRLERESAEERRISFQNRHKGMNRLLDFLRLNNLETGSVRRKVAILIAAIASVVVVLFAVFTIPFHYIPGKGKVLTIDRGMSANEVYSQLADDGFVTNRVFFKIVAKIFSVDHRIKAGKYLFTGHFSDLQVMNLIASGKSNLLVKVTIPEGLTIRQIAPIFHEELGTDPAAFAQVALSDSAASAMNIPSRSLEGYLFPESYDFYYGTDVNEILTRMVDEYREFFNDSLRARAGEIGYSISQIMRVASIVEAEARVDSERSIIASVYYNRLKKNIPLEADPTIEYAIGEHKRIYYKDLQIKSPYNTYERIGLPPTPICNPGRKAILAALYPADTDYLYFVATGKGGHKFSKTFDEHLKAVRAYRRHLRNR, encoded by the coding sequence ATGAAAGACATGAAATCGCTGAGGAAGAAGATCGATCGGCTCGACAAGCGGATCGTCAAGCTTCTCAACAGGCGTGCGAAATACGCGGACGATATCGGAAAGATAAAGGAAAAAGAAGGACTCGAGGTATATTCACCTGAACGTGAGAAACAGGTCATCGAGAATGTCAGCCGCGAAAATCCGGGACCGCTCACTTCAGAAGCTGTCAAGCGTGTCTACGAAAGAGTCATCGACGAATCAAGACGGCTTGAGCGTGAGAGCGCAGAAGAAAGAAGGATCTCATTTCAAAACAGGCACAAAGGCATGAACCGGTTACTGGATTTCCTCCGACTAAACAATCTTGAAACGGGATCGGTAAGGCGTAAAGTTGCAATTCTGATAGCCGCTATAGCCTCTGTCGTCGTAGTCCTTTTTGCTGTCTTCACGATTCCGTTTCACTACATTCCGGGAAAAGGCAAAGTACTCACCATCGACCGGGGAATGAGCGCCAACGAAGTTTACTCTCAGCTGGCTGACGATGGGTTTGTGACGAACCGTGTGTTCTTCAAGATAGTCGCGAAGATCTTTTCGGTGGATCACAGAATTAAGGCGGGCAAATACCTTTTCACAGGACATTTTTCCGACCTGCAGGTTATGAATTTGATTGCGTCGGGGAAAAGCAACCTTCTTGTAAAAGTGACGATCCCGGAGGGACTCACCATCAGGCAGATCGCACCGATCTTTCATGAAGAACTCGGAACCGATCCGGCGGCGTTCGCACAAGTCGCGCTCAGCGATTCGGCCGCATCTGCGATGAATATACCTTCCCGTAGTCTCGAGGGCTATCTGTTTCCGGAGAGTTACGATTTCTACTATGGTACTGATGTGAACGAGATTCTCACTCGCATGGTCGATGAGTACAGGGAATTCTTTAACGACTCGCTCCGGGCTCGGGCGGGGGAAATCGGCTATTCAATTTCGCAGATCATGAGAGTCGCTTCGATAGTCGAAGCTGAAGCAAGAGTCGACTCAGAGCGTTCCATAATAGCGAGCGTCTATTACAATCGTCTCAAGAAAAATATTCCCCTTGAGGCCGATCCTACGATCGAGTACGCTATCGGGGAACATAAACGGATCTATTACAAAGACTTGCAGATAAAATCACCTTACAATACGTACGAGAGGATCGGGCTTCCACCTACGCCGATCTGCAACCCGGGAAGAAAGGCGATCCTTGCCGCGCTTTACCCGGCAGATACGGATTACTTGTATTTTGTCGCAACCGGCAAGGGCGGTCACAAATTCAGCAAGACATTTGACGAACACTTGAAAGCGGTCAGAGCATACAGAAGACACCTGAGGAACCGATAG
- the trpA gene encoding tryptophan synthase subunit alpha → MNRISRLFAGNGAGTLRKKVLSAYIIPGFPNAGVTVGMLAAAERAGVDLVELGVPFSDPLADGPVIQRASQVSIANGTNALSILRTLREIRRRSELPIILMGYFNSFINGIGDNFAQEIRDAGADGLIIPDLPLEESGQVKNKIESAGLSITFLMAPTSTDDRIRKISESSSYFSYCVSVTGVTGVRNNLVSDEVVQFLDRVRKNSVKPFVVGFGISTPEAAAKISKHSDGVVVGSALVQQILDAPAGEEADYAFRFLGTLRAAIDR, encoded by the coding sequence TTGAATAGAATATCACGACTCTTCGCGGGGAACGGTGCTGGCACCCTGCGGAAGAAAGTGTTGAGTGCCTACATCATTCCCGGATTCCCCAATGCCGGTGTCACTGTCGGGATGCTTGCCGCGGCGGAAAGAGCAGGAGTCGATCTTGTCGAACTCGGTGTCCCATTTAGTGATCCGTTGGCAGACGGGCCGGTTATCCAGAGAGCATCTCAAGTATCGATCGCGAACGGAACCAACGCGTTATCGATACTTCGAACGCTAAGAGAAATCCGCCGCAGGTCAGAACTGCCTATCATTTTAATGGGATATTTCAATTCGTTCATTAACGGCATTGGCGATAATTTTGCGCAGGAGATCCGGGACGCGGGTGCCGACGGCTTGATAATACCGGACCTGCCGCTCGAAGAATCGGGACAAGTCAAGAACAAGATCGAGTCCGCCGGGTTAAGCATCACTTTCCTGATGGCGCCGACCTCAACGGATGATCGGATAAGAAAGATCAGCGAGTCCTCTTCATACTTTAGTTATTGCGTTTCGGTCACCGGCGTGACGGGTGTGAGAAATAATCTTGTAAGTGATGAAGTCGTTCAATTTCTGGATCGTGTAAGGAAGAATTCCGTAAAACCATTTGTGGTCGGATTTGGAATTTCGACTCCTGAGGCCGCCGCGAAAATCTCAAAACATTCAGATGGCGTAGTTGTGGGATCTGCACTTGTCCAGCAGATTCTCGATGCGCCGGCTGGAGAAGAAGCTGATTACGCCTTTAGATTTCTCGGGACACTTCGAGCGGCGATTGACAGATGA